One Paenibacillus crassostreae DNA segment encodes these proteins:
- a CDS encoding PhoH family protein → MKKIYVLDTNVLLHDPNSIFSFEEHNVVIPAVVLEEIDSKKRNADEIGRNARTVSRLLDGLREHGHLHSGVKLPNGGILKVELNHRSFLKMQETFGEINNDNRILAVALNYQLEEEQKAEPIPVVIVSKDVLVRIKADVLGLNTEDYLTDRTASASDLYSGYSTIKVHPAIIDEFYSNRFLTIDTLQLSYSLYSHEFIILKDEMGSGKSALLKVNSECTRLEPLYLGNEPVWGLSARNAQQRMALELLLNDDIPLVTITGKAGTGKTLVALAAGLSKVEDEHKYKKLLIARPVVPMGKDIGYLPGEKEEKLRPWMQPIYDNLEFLFETKRSGDIDKILMGLGSIQVEALTYIRGRSIPGQFIIIDEAQNLSRHEVKTIVSRAGEGSKVILMGDPEQIDHPYLDASSNGLSYIVERFKEEQISGHITLEKGERSKLAQLAADLL, encoded by the coding sequence ATGAAGAAGATTTATGTATTAGATACGAATGTGCTCTTGCATGACCCCAACTCCATATTTAGCTTTGAGGAACATAATGTAGTTATTCCAGCTGTTGTACTGGAAGAGATCGATTCAAAAAAACGGAATGCAGATGAAATTGGACGGAACGCCCGAACGGTATCCAGATTACTTGATGGCCTTAGAGAACATGGACATTTGCATAGTGGTGTGAAGTTACCGAATGGTGGAATTCTAAAAGTAGAATTAAATCATCGAAGTTTTCTTAAAATGCAGGAGACATTTGGAGAAATAAATAATGACAATCGTATTTTAGCTGTAGCGCTTAATTATCAATTAGAAGAAGAACAGAAAGCTGAGCCAATACCAGTAGTTATTGTAAGCAAAGATGTACTTGTGCGGATCAAAGCGGATGTTCTTGGTCTCAATACAGAGGATTATCTTACCGACCGTACAGCGAGTGCCAGTGATCTATATTCTGGGTACTCTACGATCAAGGTTCATCCGGCGATAATTGATGAGTTTTACAGCAATCGTTTTTTAACAATTGATACTCTCCAATTATCATATTCCTTATACAGCCACGAATTTATTATTTTAAAAGATGAAATGGGTAGTGGGAAATCTGCGCTTCTTAAGGTGAATAGCGAATGCACGAGACTTGAGCCTCTTTATTTAGGGAACGAGCCAGTATGGGGTCTAAGTGCTCGAAATGCGCAACAGCGTATGGCATTAGAATTACTCTTGAATGATGATATTCCATTAGTCACTATTACTGGCAAGGCTGGGACAGGTAAGACATTGGTTGCTTTAGCTGCTGGTCTCTCAAAAGTGGAAGATGAGCATAAATATAAAAAGTTACTCATCGCTCGACCGGTTGTCCCTATGGGGAAGGATATTGGTTATTTACCAGGTGAAAAAGAGGAGAAATTAAGACCATGGATGCAACCGATCTACGATAACTTAGAGTTTTTATTTGAGACGAAACGTTCAGGTGATATTGATAAAATATTGATGGGTTTAGGGAGTATACAAGTAGAAGCACTTACGTATATTAGAGGTCGATCAATTCCAGGTCAGTTTATTATAATTGATGAGGCGCAGAATTTATCAAGACATGAAGTGAAGACGATAGTATCTCGTGCGGGTGAAGGGAGCAAGGTCATATTAATGGGTGATCCAGAACAGATTGATCATCCGTATCTAGATGCGTCTAGTAATGGATTGAGTTATATTGTGGAACGATTCAAAGAAGAGCAAATTAGCGGTCATATCACATTAGAAAAGGGTGAACGATCAAAGTTAGCTCAATTGGCTGCAGATCTGCTTTAA
- the typA gene encoding translational GTPase TypA has product MQSREQIRNIAIIAHVDHGKTTLVDQLLQQSGIFRENEQHQERAMDSNDLERERGITILAKNTAITYKDFTINIMDTPGHADFGGEVERIMKMVDGVLLVVDAYEGCMPQTKFVLRKALESNLTPIVVVNKIDRPAARPAEVIDEVLDLFIELGASDDQLNFPVVYASALNGTSSLEAEKQDDNMLALYETILDHIPAPTEKMDEPLQFLVTLMDYNEYLGRIAIGRINRGIIKQGQSVTVIMRDGKSKTARIEKLFGFQGLKRLEIEEAGAGDIVAIAGIKDINIGETIADPNNPEALPVLKIDEPTLQMTFIVNNSPFAGREGKWVTSRKLRERLYKELETDVSLRVDDTETPEAFIVSGRGELHLSILIENMRREGYELQVSKPSVIVREIDGKKMEPIERLLIDVPEESMGAVMESLGQRKAEMTNMVNTGSGNVRLEFLIPARGLIGYRTHFLTLTRGYGVMNHAFDSYGPVVSGQVGGRHQGVLISSENGNSTLYAMMGIEDRGTLFIEPGTEIYEGMIVGEHTRDNDIVVNVCKEKAVNNIRSANKEETVKMKTPIIFSMEQALEYLNDDELCEITPKSIRMRKKILNKSERERAEKHRKTANSNS; this is encoded by the coding sequence ATGCAATCAAGAGAACAGATTAGAAATATAGCAATTATTGCCCACGTTGACCACGGTAAAACGACGCTAGTCGATCAATTACTACAACAATCGGGGATTTTTCGTGAGAATGAACAACATCAAGAACGTGCAATGGATTCCAATGATTTAGAACGTGAACGTGGAATAACTATCTTAGCTAAGAATACAGCCATTACGTATAAAGATTTCACTATTAACATTATGGATACTCCTGGCCATGCTGACTTTGGTGGAGAAGTTGAACGTATAATGAAAATGGTTGATGGTGTTTTGTTGGTAGTTGATGCTTATGAAGGTTGTATGCCACAGACTAAATTCGTATTGCGTAAAGCACTCGAATCAAATCTAACACCGATCGTTGTTGTGAATAAAATTGACCGTCCAGCAGCACGTCCTGCTGAGGTTATTGATGAAGTATTAGACTTATTTATTGAACTTGGGGCTTCTGATGACCAATTGAATTTCCCAGTAGTATATGCATCGGCTTTGAATGGTACATCAAGTTTGGAAGCTGAAAAACAAGATGATAATATGCTTGCTTTGTATGAAACTATTCTTGATCATATTCCAGCACCAACAGAAAAAATGGACGAACCACTTCAATTCCTAGTAACCTTAATGGATTATAATGAATACTTGGGTCGTATTGCGATTGGACGTATTAATCGTGGTATTATTAAACAAGGTCAATCCGTAACAGTAATTATGCGTGATGGAAAAAGTAAAACAGCTCGTATAGAGAAGTTGTTCGGATTCCAAGGATTGAAACGTTTAGAGATTGAGGAAGCAGGAGCGGGAGATATTGTTGCTATTGCTGGTATTAAGGATATTAATATTGGTGAAACCATTGCAGATCCGAATAATCCTGAAGCATTGCCAGTATTAAAAATTGACGAGCCTACATTGCAAATGACATTTATTGTTAACAATAGCCCGTTTGCTGGACGTGAAGGTAAATGGGTAACTTCCCGTAAATTACGTGAACGTCTATATAAAGAGTTGGAAACAGATGTAAGTCTAAGAGTTGATGATACAGAAACTCCGGAGGCTTTCATAGTTTCAGGTCGTGGTGAACTTCACCTATCGATTCTAATTGAGAATATGCGTCGTGAAGGATATGAATTACAGGTATCTAAACCTTCGGTTATCGTTAGAGAGATTGATGGTAAGAAGATGGAACCTATTGAACGCTTGTTAATCGATGTTCCTGAAGAAAGCATGGGAGCGGTCATGGAGAGCTTAGGTCAACGTAAAGCTGAAATGACTAACATGGTTAATACAGGATCAGGAAATGTGCGTTTGGAATTCCTTATTCCAGCACGTGGACTAATCGGTTACCGTACACATTTCTTAACATTAACTCGTGGTTATGGTGTTATGAACCATGCTTTTGATAGCTATGGTCCTGTCGTTTCAGGTCAAGTTGGTGGACGTCATCAAGGTGTCCTTATCTCAAGTGAGAATGGTAACTCAACATTGTATGCTATGATGGGTATCGAAGATCGTGGAACGCTCTTTATCGAACCAGGTACAGAAATTTATGAAGGTATGATTGTGGGTGAGCATACTCGTGATAATGATATCGTCGTAAACGTATGTAAAGAAAAAGCTGTAAATAACATTCGTTCTGCTAATAAAGAAGAAACAGTGAAAATGAAAACTCCGATTATCTTCTCTATGGAACAAGCTTTGGAATACTTGAACGATGATGAGCTATGTGAGATTACGCCTAAATCAATTCGTATGCGTAAGAAGATCTTGAACAAGAGTGAACGTGAACGCGCAGAGAAACATCGTAAAACGGCAAATTCAAATTCATAA
- a CDS encoding extracellular solute-binding protein: protein MKRRNYWLLFAILLLSLTSLSPSLDFTPRNERKDNDITLNPLALDSPNQVQNQSPIVISVHISEEQFKVLTELNKQFIEDTGIQVELSNVDADIAYAEALSSFAMGNGPDVLFIENEWVHTFATKGYLLPVESYLKNATGSNVLRTLLPTVEWNGYQWATPFDMDPYVFVWQPKTLNEMGLVEPPNTKKEWADLLIKQAEGNKQYLLGIEEAAPYAMATLLGGMDVDILQPDEDALLWLEQAIPFMYIVNKDNQEAWKLLQEGDLSLYLTTFSEAKSSWKEGLKVELPDDFYNNSPMYLRSRSFAVSSHTSLSEQSAEWIAYMTESTIQEQWFEKTARLPSLSMIYEDAKLSYKAEIPFRLDLLKVPSDETAQTGQVPSDSWNELHSYIDQMLAGQISVVEFKEKLTTKSIIEPLVIE from the coding sequence TTGAAGCGAAGAAATTATTGGTTGTTGTTCGCAATTCTGCTACTATCCTTAACGAGTTTGTCTCCAAGTCTTGACTTTACACCAAGAAATGAACGAAAAGATAATGATATCACGTTGAATCCTTTAGCACTAGATTCACCAAATCAAGTTCAGAATCAAAGCCCTATAGTAATATCTGTACATATAAGCGAAGAACAATTCAAAGTGCTAACCGAATTGAATAAGCAATTCATTGAAGATACGGGCATCCAAGTTGAACTTTCCAATGTGGATGCTGATATCGCATATGCCGAAGCATTGAGTTCTTTTGCTATGGGAAATGGGCCAGATGTTCTTTTTATCGAGAATGAGTGGGTACATACCTTTGCAACAAAAGGTTACTTGTTACCCGTAGAATCATATCTCAAAAATGCAACAGGTAGCAATGTTCTGAGAACATTGTTGCCTACGGTGGAATGGAATGGTTATCAGTGGGCTACACCATTTGATATGGATCCTTATGTATTCGTATGGCAACCGAAGACTTTAAATGAAATGGGATTGGTAGAACCGCCTAACACCAAAAAAGAATGGGCTGATTTGTTGATCAAGCAAGCAGAGGGAAATAAGCAATATTTACTTGGAATTGAAGAAGCGGCTCCTTATGCCATGGCTACTTTATTAGGTGGGATGGATGTAGATATACTACAACCTGATGAAGATGCATTACTATGGCTTGAACAAGCAATTCCTTTTATGTATATAGTGAACAAAGATAACCAGGAGGCTTGGAAATTACTTCAAGAAGGAGATTTGTCGCTATATTTAACTACCTTCTCGGAGGCTAAGTCATCGTGGAAAGAGGGTCTGAAGGTTGAACTACCGGATGATTTCTATAATAATTCACCAATGTATCTACGTAGCAGATCCTTTGCAGTATCCTCACATACATCTTTAAGTGAGCAGTCTGCGGAATGGATAGCTTATATGACCGAATCCACAATTCAGGAGCAATGGTTTGAAAAGACGGCCAGATTACCGTCTTTGAGTATGATTTATGAGGACGCTAAACTGAGCTATAAAGCAGAAATTCCATTTCGTTTAGATCTATTAAAGGTACCAAGTGATGAAACAGCGCAAACAGGTCAAGTACCCAGTGATTCATGGAATGAATTACATTCTTATATAGATCAAATGCTCGCGGGTCAAATATCAGTCGTAGAATTTAAAGAAAAACTTACTACAAAGTCTATTATAGAACCATTAGTAATTGAATAG
- a CDS encoding LCP family protein, producing the protein MSPSNTQLPPRKRAGVNKQPNVVKSKNKKHKKKKSPFKSFLKFLLIVIILAILAVAVYVGSMALKVDNTILDTGNDNQVAPEASAKIKPVTMLLLGTDYRPKTGTHLTDVMMVAAFNPETKSATVVSIPRDTRIDLDGYKVRKANAYYPNFLDVASDSGIPALDEMKVMFAKYMDIPIDYAMVINFQGFSDVVDALGGVNVNISMDMCYKDNADGTDIDLTEGPAKLDGEDALGYVRYRKSSSGCKPRTKESDDFSRNERQNEVLHSLIDQMQTFSGVTKLGKVIDAVDENMEIDMEQAQLKNMIATYWNISKDNVKFMPVTGNWKSPYVYLDDEVVDKAKQALKDEIAGNSLSTLSSSEESEAINP; encoded by the coding sequence ATGAGTCCGAGTAATACTCAGCTACCACCAAGAAAACGTGCTGGTGTCAATAAACAACCAAACGTAGTAAAGAGTAAAAATAAGAAACATAAGAAGAAAAAGAGTCCCTTCAAATCTTTCTTGAAATTTTTACTTATTGTAATTATTTTGGCTATTTTAGCGGTTGCAGTTTATGTAGGTTCGATGGCACTTAAGGTAGATAATACTATTCTAGATACCGGTAATGATAATCAGGTAGCACCTGAAGCTTCTGCGAAAATCAAACCGGTCACTATGCTACTTTTAGGTACTGATTATCGTCCAAAAACAGGTACACATTTAACAGATGTCATGATGGTTGCTGCATTTAATCCAGAGACGAAGTCAGCTACAGTAGTCTCGATTCCACGGGATACTCGAATTGATTTAGATGGATACAAAGTTAGGAAGGCTAATGCTTATTATCCTAATTTTCTAGATGTAGCAAGCGACTCAGGTATTCCTGCACTGGATGAAATGAAGGTTATGTTTGCTAAGTACATGGATATTCCAATTGATTATGCGATGGTCATTAACTTCCAAGGGTTTAGTGATGTTGTGGATGCGCTTGGTGGTGTAAATGTTAATATCAGTATGGATATGTGTTATAAAGATAATGCAGATGGCACTGATATTGATCTCACTGAGGGGCCTGCTAAGCTGGATGGAGAAGATGCATTGGGTTATGTTCGGTATCGTAAGTCTAGTTCAGGATGTAAGCCTAGAACGAAGGAGTCTGACGATTTCAGTCGTAATGAGCGTCAAAATGAAGTGCTTCATTCATTAATTGACCAGATGCAAACATTCAGTGGTGTGACTAAGCTTGGAAAAGTGATTGATGCCGTTGATGAGAATATGGAAATCGACATGGAACAAGCTCAACTAAAGAATATGATCGCTACCTATTGGAACATATCTAAAGACAATGTGAAATTTATGCCTGTTACTGGAAATTGGAAAAGCCCTTATGTCTATTTAGATGATGAGGTAGTGGATAAGGCTAAGCAGGCTTTAAAAGATGAAATTGCAGGTAATTCATTATCAACATTGTCAAGTAGTGAAGAGTCGGAAGCTATAAATCCATAA
- the thiI gene encoding tRNA uracil 4-sulfurtransferase ThiI, whose product MTYDMLLLRFGELILKGKNRRRFEKSIFLHVKSVLSPFPLVQLRNEFGRIYVYLNGEPASEAIQALKKVFGIASISPVIVCKSDLEDILRTSHQYLQDMNIQNDTTFKVSARRVWKKFPHSSHEMNHLVGSHLLKEFQMLNVMMNHPELELRVEIRETETYIFYVVIPAVGGFPRGSNGKAMLLLSGGIDSPVAAWSSMRKGLTIECVHFYSYPFTSQLAKDKVEDLARVLSGYAGEIKLHFVPFTETQTSFTGMGQDKLIITLMRRAMLRIATTLAEREGALAIVTGDSLGQVASQTLPSLNVVGRATDLPILRPLIMMDKNEIIQISRDIGTYELSIQPYEDCCTLFVADSPATNPNLRIVERLEQSIVKLPELLQDAVERTETVVLTPTNGGRLSTEKLIQEDWF is encoded by the coding sequence ATGACCTATGATATGTTATTATTACGATTCGGAGAATTAATATTAAAAGGGAAAAATCGCAGAAGATTTGAGAAATCAATATTTCTTCATGTGAAATCTGTACTATCACCATTCCCACTTGTACAACTAAGGAATGAATTCGGCAGAATCTACGTTTATCTGAATGGTGAACCAGCATCTGAAGCAATACAAGCATTAAAGAAAGTATTTGGTATCGCATCCATTAGCCCAGTCATTGTATGTAAATCTGATTTAGAAGATATACTTCGGACAAGTCATCAATATTTGCAAGATATGAATATACAAAATGACACTACTTTTAAAGTGAGTGCTCGACGTGTTTGGAAAAAGTTCCCTCATTCTTCACATGAAATGAACCATCTCGTGGGTTCGCACTTATTAAAGGAATTTCAAATGCTTAACGTAATGATGAACCATCCTGAACTTGAGCTACGCGTAGAAATCAGAGAGACAGAAACATATATTTTCTACGTGGTTATTCCTGCTGTAGGTGGCTTCCCTCGGGGAAGTAACGGTAAAGCGATGCTTTTGTTATCCGGCGGAATTGATAGCCCTGTCGCAGCTTGGAGTTCTATGCGTAAAGGACTTACGATTGAATGTGTTCACTTCTATAGTTATCCATTTACGAGTCAATTGGCAAAAGATAAGGTTGAGGATCTTGCAAGAGTTTTGTCTGGTTACGCAGGAGAAATCAAACTTCATTTTGTTCCTTTTACAGAAACACAAACTTCGTTCACAGGAATGGGCCAGGATAAATTAATCATCACTCTAATGCGTAGAGCAATGTTACGAATTGCAACGACGCTTGCCGAGAGAGAAGGGGCATTAGCGATTGTAACAGGAGATAGTCTGGGTCAAGTAGCCAGCCAAACACTGCCTAGCTTGAATGTTGTAGGTCGTGCAACAGATCTTCCTATACTGAGACCTTTAATCATGATGGATAAGAATGAAATCATTCAGATTTCCAGAGATATCGGAACATATGAACTTTCTATTCAACCTTATGAAGATTGCTGTACATTATTCGTTGCAGATTCACCAGCTACTAATCCCAACCTTCGTATTGTAGAACGATTAGAACAATCAATTGTCAAGCTTCCAGAATTACTTCAGGATGCTGTAGAAAGAACTGAGACAGTGGTTCTAACTCCTACTAATGGAGGAAGGTTATCTACTGAGAAACTAATTCAAGAGGATTGGTTCTAA
- a CDS encoding YhcN/YlaJ family sporulation lipoprotein has protein sequence MRLCLCFIVLLSLLTSCGTASDNASPSPRNQQQNQEMDTLNIRSATDDMTDQSQDLSLKNHLEALAERVSGVERAHCVVIGDTAVVGIDVDGDLPRSRVGTIKYSVAEALRADPQGMRSLVTADMDLSHRLDEIGKHIRQGRPISGFSSELADIVGRIIPQLPKDVKSQQDPASPQSPATNQNIAP, from the coding sequence ATGCGACTATGTCTATGTTTTATTGTATTACTATCGCTCTTAACTAGCTGCGGTACAGCTTCAGACAATGCATCACCCTCTCCTAGGAATCAACAACAGAATCAAGAGATGGATACCTTAAACATCAGATCAGCAACTGATGACATGACGGATCAATCGCAGGATTTATCGTTAAAGAACCATTTAGAAGCATTAGCAGAACGAGTATCAGGAGTTGAAAGAGCTCATTGTGTGGTCATAGGTGATACAGCCGTCGTTGGAATTGATGTTGATGGTGACTTACCACGATCTCGGGTAGGAACGATTAAATATTCGGTAGCTGAGGCCCTTAGGGCAGATCCTCAAGGCATGAGATCACTTGTTACAGCCGATATGGATTTATCTCATCGTTTAGACGAAATAGGCAAGCATATTCGACAAGGCCGTCCTATTTCTGGATTTTCGTCTGAACTTGCAGATATTGTTGGACGGATCATTCCTCAGCTTCCAAAAGACGTCAAATCACAACAAGATCCAGCATCCCCACAATCACCTGCAACGAATCAGAATATTGCACCCTAA
- a CDS encoding pyridoxamine 5'-phosphate oxidase family protein: protein MSESVTQMTDDLLLQLQSETFVLLNTVDAVTGGPTSSAISWIYALNASTLRLALDHRSRLVENIKNNPLVTITVFAEGKVHAINGRASIALDPLPEVPFKLCCFDISVEAVRNALFYGAKLSSAPQYIKTYDQRASEKLDGQVFSAMQKA from the coding sequence ATGTCCGAATCCGTCACACAAATGACAGATGATTTATTGTTGCAATTGCAATCAGAGACATTTGTTCTGCTTAACACTGTTGATGCAGTAACTGGCGGTCCAACTTCTAGTGCGATTTCGTGGATTTATGCGTTGAATGCATCCACATTGCGGTTGGCGCTGGATCATCGATCTCGACTAGTTGAGAATATCAAGAATAATCCCTTAGTTACTATCACAGTGTTTGCAGAAGGTAAGGTTCATGCTATCAATGGTAGAGCTTCTATCGCGTTAGATCCCTTACCAGAAGTGCCTTTTAAACTCTGTTGTTTCGACATTAGTGTAGAAGCAGTGCGTAATGCACTTTTCTATGGTGCGAAGTTATCTTCTGCCCCTCAATACATTAAAACATATGACCAGCGTGCTTCAGAGAAGTTGGACGGACAAGTATTCTCTGCCATGCAAAAAGCCTAG
- a CDS encoding YlaH-like family protein, whose protein sequence is MQSWFAEHPLVAYIVIFVLITYVYNKVFRAHQKLPLLKEIILYILMALGSGMLLIFQHDKLPIIQCLLVAVGLMLLVRVRYFVEGRQKKKTDTSSKNL, encoded by the coding sequence ATGCAGTCATGGTTTGCAGAGCATCCTTTGGTTGCTTATATTGTCATCTTCGTACTGATCACTTACGTATACAATAAAGTATTTCGCGCGCATCAGAAGTTGCCTTTACTGAAGGAGATAATATTATACATCTTGATGGCTTTAGGTTCAGGGATGCTTCTCATTTTTCAACATGACAAGCTCCCCATCATCCAATGCTTATTAGTTGCTGTTGGATTGATGCTCTTAGTACGTGTTCGCTATTTTGTAGAGGGTAGACAGAAGAAGAAAACTGATACATCCTCTAAGAACTTGTAA
- a CDS encoding TerC family protein, translated as MEHLWVLLEIMIINLVLSGDNAVVIALASKDLPPAQRKKTVWWGAMAAVVLRCLLTFVAVLMLQIPYLQAVGGILLLWIAFHLLSEEKDEIRIGEIPTISKAIRTILVADFIMSLDNVLAIAGLANGDLALIVIGIAISIPIVIYGSTIIVNWLQRFPILVYFGAGILGYTAGEMILQDASLGGYIGVVWPDGHSILPIGLAIVVILAGGYRKLRIHRV; from the coding sequence ATGGAGCATTTGTGGGTACTGTTGGAAATTATGATCATTAATTTAGTCTTGAGCGGTGATAATGCTGTTGTTATTGCTTTAGCAAGCAAGGATCTTCCCCCTGCTCAGCGGAAGAAAACAGTGTGGTGGGGGGCTATGGCAGCCGTTGTCCTAAGATGTCTTCTTACTTTCGTTGCAGTATTGATGCTGCAAATCCCTTATTTGCAAGCTGTAGGAGGGATATTGTTACTGTGGATAGCGTTTCATTTATTGTCCGAAGAGAAGGATGAGATACGGATAGGCGAAATACCAACAATATCAAAAGCGATACGGACAATTCTCGTAGCAGATTTTATTATGAGTCTTGATAATGTACTAGCCATAGCAGGGCTCGCCAATGGAGATCTTGCTTTAATCGTAATTGGAATAGCCATTAGTATACCTATTGTGATTTACGGCAGTACGATTATTGTGAATTGGCTTCAACGATTCCCAATTCTTGTTTATTTCGGTGCTGGAATATTAGGATACACCGCGGGTGAAATGATTCTACAGGACGCTAGCTTAGGTGGGTATATTGGAGTGGTCTGGCCTGATGGTCATTCGATCTTACCAATAGGCTTAGCTATCGTTGTTATCCTTGCTGGGGGCTATAGAAAATTAAGGATACATCGAGTGTAG
- a CDS encoding coiled-coil domain-containing protein — MNKKKDRFVILLFIIILLIYFISLPNSTIHADPVLPVNEETRQLLEKTLSVVEIDHEIERIDKTQQALEQEQLKLQLELLQKSSQIKDKQERAGEIIRSYYMGERDFLYSAFLSINNISQLLMIYSYYDLLISRDQEILNTYQVQFNDLQTTQQKLIRNTTELRDIKSQLIQQRERIVVFQESIDGSLKESNNPEAMQQMMDEFILYWENVGLYEVKRHFKALASAMQDLPEFIQNTKGIISIKGSTYTIDITEEQLNTFLRTKNELFNHFSFRFKNNSIIASGKNGNLLLSIEGKYSIINEPQNGIMFQVDKLLFNNLQLPDTTSRALEEEFDLGFYPQKLISFLKATDVLVSENHLLVTLKISM, encoded by the coding sequence TTGAACAAAAAGAAGGATCGTTTCGTAATTCTCTTATTTATCATCATATTGCTCATATACTTCATCAGCCTCCCAAATAGCACGATACATGCAGATCCAGTACTACCTGTTAATGAAGAAACACGACAATTACTCGAAAAAACCTTATCTGTCGTTGAAATCGATCATGAAATTGAACGAATCGACAAGACACAGCAAGCCCTAGAGCAAGAACAACTTAAATTACAATTAGAACTTCTGCAAAAAAGCAGTCAAATCAAAGACAAACAAGAACGTGCTGGCGAAATTATTCGCTCCTACTATATGGGTGAACGAGATTTTTTATATTCTGCGTTCCTATCGATTAATAACATCAGTCAATTATTGATGATATACAGCTATTACGATCTCCTCATATCCCGTGATCAGGAAATTCTTAATACTTATCAAGTACAATTCAACGATTTGCAAACAACACAACAGAAATTAATACGTAATACAACTGAGTTACGTGATATCAAATCACAACTTATACAACAACGAGAACGTATAGTTGTTTTTCAGGAATCCATAGATGGAAGTTTAAAAGAAAGTAATAATCCAGAAGCTATGCAACAAATGATGGATGAATTTATTTTGTATTGGGAAAATGTGGGATTATACGAAGTGAAGCGACATTTCAAAGCTCTAGCCTCAGCTATGCAGGATTTACCTGAATTTATTCAAAATACGAAAGGCATTATAAGTATCAAAGGTTCTACCTACACCATAGATATTACTGAAGAACAATTAAATACATTCCTTCGTACTAAAAATGAGCTATTCAATCATTTTTCCTTTCGTTTCAAGAATAATTCTATCATTGCTTCAGGCAAGAATGGCAATCTGTTATTATCAATTGAAGGCAAGTATAGCATTATAAATGAACCTCAGAACGGAATTATGTTTCAAGTAGACAAATTACTTTTTAATAATCTCCAACTGCCAGATACAACTAGTAGAGCTCTTGAAGAAGAATTTGATCTTGGATTCTACCCACAAAAGCTTATTTCATTTCTTAAAGCTACAGATGTACTAGTATCAGAGAATCATTTACTCGTCACGTTGAAGATTTCTATGTAG